The Chrysemys picta bellii isolate R12L10 chromosome 10, ASM1138683v2, whole genome shotgun sequence genome segment tgttattcttaatattcctgttctgttaaaaataaatgtttagatgtttaaaacacttactggctgatccttccccagattctgtgtccgggttaatggctggggacggttggtaggggatctctgtaagggtgatgaagagatcctggctgtcggggaaatcagcgttgtaagcgctgtcgactgcctcatcctcctcatctccttccgcatcttccccgtccgctaacatgtccgaggaatcggccgtggacaatatcccatcctcagagtccacggtcagtggtggggtagtggtggcggccgcacctaggatggaatgcagtgcctcgtagaaacgggatgtctggggatgggatccggagcgtccgtttgcctctttggtcttctggtagccttgtctcagctccttgattttcacgcggcactgcgttgcatcccggctgtatcctctctctgccatggctttagagatcttctcgtagatctttgcattccgtcttttggagcgcagctcggaaagcacggactcatcgccccacacagcgatcagatccaagacttcccaatcagtccatactggggccctctttctattctgagattgcatggccatctctgctggagagctctgcatcgttgccagtgctgctgagcttgccacgatgtccaaacaggaaatgagattcacactggccagacaggaaaaggaattcaaattttcccggggcttttcctgtgtggctggtcagagcatccgagctcggactgctgtccagagcgtcaacagagtggtgcactgtgggatagctcctggagctattagcgttgatttccatccacacctagcctaatttgacatggccatgtcgaatttagcgctactcccctcgttggggaggagtacagaagtcgaatttaagagacctctgtgtcgaactaaatagcttcgcagtgtggatgggtgcagggttaattcgatgtaacggcgctaacttcgacataaacgcctagtatagaccaggcctcagtctcttGTTGTTATTCACAGATAGGGCACTCCCCTCAATGTCCTTTCATTCCTTTTCACTTCCAAGTAGTTTTGATGTTTATAGTTTGCCTTTGATGATTTTCAATTGACTTTTCTGGGTTGCTGCAAAGATAGACAATTGAGCAATACATTACATAATCAGCTAGCCAGGGAGGGGTGAAATTCTCTCCTGCTTGAATGGGCCTTCACTAAGACATGTGACTCTCTGGTAACTCACTTCACTTCAACACCACAAGACCATCAGTTTAAATATTCCTTAACTATTACCCACACACACATCTCACAATGGTTATGAGTATCAATCGGTTGcaagctttcagtagagacctcacatgctacCCTTTATGGATAAGTAACATGAAAGTGGTATATTAAGTGTAGTGactttgtcaggtctgagacaggagttgctTGTAAAGAACAGTGAGCtttttgccagttggcaccacAGTAACAATGATCATATGCAAGACActtggggctagattcacaaaggggacttagggcatgtcttcactggcaacgttaaagcgctgccatggcttatgtcagtgtttcccaaacttgggacgccgcttgtgtagggaaagcccctggcgggtcagcccagtttgtttacctgccacatccgccggtccggctgatcgcggctcccactggccgcggttcgctgctccaggccaatgggagctgctggaagtggcggccagtacgtcctttgggaaacactggcttaCATAGTCGCAGCTCTAAAAAACCCATCTCCACGAGAGGTGTAGCTACCAGCACTGACTGGTGCACTGTCTGTAATGGCACggtacagtgctgaaacttgcagcgctcaggggagtgttttttcacatccgGGAGCGAGAAAATTTCAGCATTGTAAAGTGCCattgtggacaagcccttaggtgTTGCAAACTAGGTGCCCAGCTGGAGTTCCCAATTTTGacttaggtgcccaggctccccgTACAATGCATAGGGAGAGTTAGGTACCTAGATAGGGATTCTCAGAAGCGAGCAAGGTGAGTAGCCAGAAGTGGCAAAAGcaccctaaaagtgtgtgtgtggaggggtcaCAGGCACCCAAGTcatagccctgcccctgcaccaccccttctccccaagcccccaccctcccaggcCCCATTcttgcactgccccttctccGTGAGTCCCTGCTCttgtgctgccccttccctgtgagtccctgccccgcctctttccccaaGATCCTGCTCCCATCCTGTGTCTTCCCTGCTGCTCTCCACCCTCGCCCCTCATCAGTCACCCTTATGGCCAGTAGAAAGTGATGGGGCCCATAGACCCCTAACTCCACCTATTCTGGCACACTTGTGAGCAGGTGAGATGCattaggggcctgatcctcaaAGGAACTTAGGCATCTTGGCTCAGATCAAGTTagacatctaaatacctttggggatctgggccaaaTGGATCTGGGCCATAGGCACCTCCCTccacttgggattctcagctgtgagCCCTCTCCTTGAGTTAAGCACCTAACCCAGGACAGCCCTAGATATTGGAGCCTAAATATTGGATTAAGGGGATTGAGGAAGCAGTTAGGAGATAGATGAGCAaaggaatttaggctcctaatctCTCTTTAGCTAAATTTAGTTATTTGTAAACTGGGGTTAATAATACGTAGCTTTGAAAAATATTACAAGATCCTCAGATTAAAGGTTC includes the following:
- the LOC135973841 gene encoding myb/SANT-like DNA-binding domain-containing protein 2, whose amino-acid sequence is MQSSPAEMAMQSQNRKRAPVWTDWEVLDLIAVWGDESVLSELRSKRRNAKIYEKISKAMAERGYSRDATQCRVKIKELRQGYQKTKEANGRSGSHPQTSRFYEALHSILGAAATTTPPLTVDSEDGILSTADSSDMLADGEDAEGDEEDEAVDSAYNADFPDSQDLFITLTEIPYQPSPAINPDTESGEGSATTSATVSQPSLASHSQRLAQIRRRKKRTREDMFSELMGCS